In the genome of Quercus robur chromosome 3, dhQueRobu3.1, whole genome shotgun sequence, one region contains:
- the LOC126719536 gene encoding uncharacterized protein LOC126719536, giving the protein MESSTNPDPAALALQIQSLLATVEELTRQNQEMKQRLLQESNRADRGDEEDSNRRRTNTPKEASSDLLREMRKEMDELRNAIKGKTDQSLERIVRKTDSPFTMVVQECPVPSKFRLPQLEPFDGLKDPLDHLNTFRTTLGLQQPPNEILCRSFPITLKGVAREWFNKLPTSSIDNFEQLSSSFIRHFVGRQRPKRIADHLLTIRQGDKEPLRSYVTRFTRGMLEVNEADDKVHLTTFKAGLKSKDFVASVAKNPPKTMAEALLKAQKYMNAEEALAAIDGAEKNKEKKKEKEDDRRGQKRDRADRRNDDGNRQREDKNPRPAKFTPLMMPVDQILTEIRDEPSLKWPRPLHSALGLRDKRKYYRFHKDHGHYTEDCRDLKEQIEELVHNGKLQQYIKRGDSGKYGQKSQQGSSRRDEDRPQPRPQNALGEIKTIIRGPTTGGSFKSLRKSYQR; this is encoded by the coding sequence ATGGAATCCAGTACAAACCCAGATCCCGCTGCATTGGCCCTACAAATCCAGTCGCTATTAGCCACTGTGGAGGAACTCACCAGACAGAACCAAGAGATGAAGCAACGGTTGCTACAAGAAAGTAATCGTGCAGACAGGGGCGACGAAGAAGACAGCAACAGAAGGCGAACCAACACTCCGAAAGAGGCAAGCTCAGATCTCTTAAGAGagatgaggaaagagatggacgaactgAGGAACGCCATCAAAGGAAAAACGGACCAAAGCCTGGAGAGGATCGTCCGGAAGACGGACTCACCTTTTACCATGGTCGTCCAGGAGTGCCCAGTACCCTCCAAGTTCCGTCTACCCCAGCTAGAACCCTTCGACGGGCTGAAAGATCCCTTGGATCACCTGAATACCTTCAGGACGACCCTAGGCCTCCAACAGCCACCTAATGAGATTTTGTGTCGCTCCTTCCCTATAACTCTCAAAGGAGTAGCTAGGGAGTGGTTCAACAAGTTGCCAACATCGTCCATTGATAACTTCGAACAGTTAAGCAGTTCCTTTATTCGTCATTTCGTAGGCAGGCAGCGTCCAAAAAGGATTGCCGACCATCTGCTCACCATCAGACAAGGAGataaggaaccattgagatctTATGTGACACGTTTCACCCGAGGAATGCTGGAAGTAAACGAGGCGGATGACAAGGTACATCTCACAACCTTCAAAGCAGGGTTGAAGTCTAAAGATTTTGTGGCATCTGTGGCAAAGAACCCCCCTAAGACAATGGCCGAGGCATTGTTGAAagcacagaagtacatgaacgcgGAAGAAGCCCTAGCAGCCATTGACGGAGCAGAAAAgaacaaggaaaagaagaaggaaaaggaggacGATCGACGAGGGCAAAAAAGGGATCGGGCTGATCGACGGAATGACGATGGAAACAGGCAGAGGGAGGACAAGAACCCTCGTCCAGCGAAATTCACACCGCTGATGATGCCCGTTGACCAGATTCTGACGGAGATAAGGGACGAACCATCTCTCAAGTGGCCGAGACCACTCCATTCAGCGCTTGGTTTGCGCGACAAGAGGAAATACTACCGCTTCCACAAAGATCATGGGCATTACACGGAGGATTGCAGGGACCTGAAAGAGCAGATTGAAGAGCTCGTCCATAATGGGAAACTACAACAGTATATAAAAAGGGGAGATTCTGGCAAGTACGGACAGAAAAGCCAACAAGGTAGTTCAAGGAGAGACGAAGACCGCCCCCAACCTCGTCCACAAAACGCACTGGGGGAGATAAAAACTATCATCAGAGGACCAACCACTGGGGGATCATTCAAATCCCTCAGGAAATCATACCAAAGGTAG